In the genome of Coturnix japonica isolate 7356 chromosome Z, Coturnix japonica 2.1, whole genome shotgun sequence, one region contains:
- the FANCG gene encoding Fanconi anemia group G protein isoform X1, with protein MKRLRRGAAPEPGCLQAWAAQCEALAGRWREARGSACGGEVARQLRGAFGELLLRMQGLPPALPTMPLELTVLYNSLLFVLGTSDCAIKGEAEGIRHGLLRVLEACGTCGQDLSTEELWQKVLQEVTVEELQSPLHRLAALQAAWWLAASCLQSITDLFRLLSRSEDPGRTPCSGEKNELLALLKAWRAPAEEASISLVQSTEELKETLCTAAAFLQGLQELEAGNLSTTLCLLQEAAGGFCSKRVLALIYVCLGCCAQRMCKPQTALQHLKRALQVDFQCHSALLHTAAVYQELGETDAELQALSLLYEALERNPPSATSSCPYFLIRVELLVNAPILVSLLRHRQPSEVKYLLAQRCLQDGRVADAVEHYLDFLALLQEGLQQQVPLDGDSLLPRIPEVFLEAASALEQGGRHQDSLAVCDEVISRTTNLIPQIVQIEEKLERPECASLEAGLAGGLPSQKRESLCCLMWRAAAYLHQGWVWTKLGKGKEALMQFSRCLNELLRFQPCGRGVEPAESLLPEVKVLQKIRLLSLIGRGMQFLEQERHKEALLDFQHGLQISPDDPTAAFYLVQVLWKLNRKQEASDYWQKYSESPAVEDRQQERPFPLYLDSCLKQAALPQDGSLVRCIQDYLRTTRQDSAV; from the exons ATGAAGCGGCTGCGGCGCGGGGCGGCCCCGGAGCcgggctgcctgcaggcatgGGCCGCACAGTGCGAGGCCTTGGCCGGGCGATGGCGG GAGGCGCGGGGCTCGGCGTGCGGAGGAGAGGTGGCGCGGCAGCTGCGAGGGGCGTTCGGGGAACTGCTGCTGAGGATGCAgg GCTTGCCACCTGCCCTCCCCACAATGCCTCTGGAGCTTACTGTCCTCTACAACTCCCTGCTGTTTGTCCTGGGAACGTCTGACTGTGCCAtcaaaggagaagcagaaggaataCGCCATGGGCTCCTCAGGG TTTTGGAGGCTTGTGGAACCTGTGGGCAGGACCTTagcacagaagagctgtggCAGAAGGTGCTGCAGGAAGTAACTGTTGAGGAACTACAGTCACCTTTGCACCGGCTGGCGGCCTTGCAGGCAGCGTGGTGGTTGGcagccagctgcctgcagagcatCACTGACCTCTTCCGGCTCCTAAGCAGATCTGAG GATCCAGGGAGAACTCCCTGCAGTGGAGAGAAGAATGAGCTCCTCGCCCTTCTCAAGGCATGGAGAGCACCTGCTGAGGAAGCCTCCATTTCCCTTGTACAGAGCACTGAGGAGTTGAAGGAGaccctgtgcactgcagctgccttcTTGCAAG GGTTGCAAGAGCTGGAGGCAGGGAACCTCTCCACTACCCTTTGCCTTCtccaggaggctgcaggaggattCTGCTCCAAGAGGGTCCTGGCCCTGATCTACGTCTGCCTCGGCTGTTGTGCTCAGAGAATG TGCAAGCCCCAGACAGCACTTCAGCACCTGAAGCGGGCCCTCCAGGTAGACTTCCAGTGCCATTCTGCCCTgttgcacacagcagcagtgtaCCAGGAGCTGGGGGAGACAGATGCGGAGCTGCAGGCCCTGTCTCTCCTCTATGAG GCTCTGGAAAGAAACCCTCCATCAGCTACTTCCTCTTGTCCATACTTCCTAATTCGAGTAGAACTCCTTGTCAATGCACCAATATTAGTTTCTCTCCTCCGCCATCGCCAACCCTCTGAAGTGAAGTACCTGTTGGCACAAAGGTGTCTCCAGGATGGGAG GGTGGCTGATGCAGTGGAACATTACCTGGATTTTCTGGCTCTGCTTCAGGAGGGGCTACAGCAACAG GTACCCCTAGATGGTGACTCACTTCTTCCTAGGATCCCTGAGGTGTTCCTGGAAGCAGCATCTGCCTTGGAGCAGGGTGGAAGACATCAAGATTCATTAGCAGTGTGTGATGAGGTCATCAGCAGGACAACTAACCTGATCCCACAGATAGTACAAATTGAGGAGAAGCTGGAACGGCCAGAGTGCGCATCACTGGAGGCTGGGCTGGCTGGTGGGCTGCCAtcacaaaagagagagagtcTGTGCTGCCTCATGTGGAGAGCAGCTGCGTACCTCCACCAGGGCTGGGTGTGGACCAAGCTGGGCAAGGGCAAGGAGGCCCTAATGCAGTTCAGCAG GTGCCTCAATGAGCTCTTGCGATTTCAGCCTTGTGGGCGTGGTGTTGAACCAGCAG AGAGTCTCCTGCCAGAAGTGAAGGTTCTCCAGAAGATCAGGTTGCTTTCTCTGATTGGGCGAGGTATGCAGTTTTTGGAGCAGGAAAGGCACAAGGAAGCCTTGCTCGATTTCCAGCATGGCTTGCAGATCTCGCCAG ATGACCCAACTGCTGCCTTCTACCTGGTGCAAGTCCTGTGGAAACTGAACCGAAAACAAGAGGCTTCTGATTACTGGCAGAAGTACTCGGAGAGCCCTGCTGTGGAAGACAGGCAGCAGGAAAG gcCCTTCCCTTTGTACCTGGACTCATGTCTGAAGCAGGCAGCCCTCCCACAGGACGGATCTCTTGTTAGGTGCATACAGGATTACCTCAGGACCACAAGGCAGGACTCCGCAGTGTAG
- the FANCG gene encoding Fanconi anemia group G protein isoform X2, with the protein MKRLRRGAAPEPGCLQAWAAQCEALAGRWREARGSACGGEVARQLRGAFGELLLRMQGLPPALPTMPLELTVLYNSLLFVLGTSDCAIKGEAEGIRHGLLRVLEACGTCGQDLSTEELWQKVLQEVTVEELQSPLHRLAALQAAWWLAASCLQSITDLFRLLSRSEDPGRTPCSGEKNELLALLKAWRAPAEEASISLVQSTEELKETLCTAAAFLQGLQELEAGNLSTTLCLLQEAAGGFCSKRVLALIYVCLGCCAQRMALERNPPSATSSCPYFLIRVELLVNAPILVSLLRHRQPSEVKYLLAQRCLQDGRVADAVEHYLDFLALLQEGLQQQVPLDGDSLLPRIPEVFLEAASALEQGGRHQDSLAVCDEVISRTTNLIPQIVQIEEKLERPECASLEAGLAGGLPSQKRESLCCLMWRAAAYLHQGWVWTKLGKGKEALMQFSRCLNELLRFQPCGRGVEPAESLLPEVKVLQKIRLLSLIGRGMQFLEQERHKEALLDFQHGLQISPDDPTAAFYLVQVLWKLNRKQEASDYWQKYSESPAVEDRQQERPFPLYLDSCLKQAALPQDGSLVRCIQDYLRTTRQDSAV; encoded by the exons ATGAAGCGGCTGCGGCGCGGGGCGGCCCCGGAGCcgggctgcctgcaggcatgGGCCGCACAGTGCGAGGCCTTGGCCGGGCGATGGCGG GAGGCGCGGGGCTCGGCGTGCGGAGGAGAGGTGGCGCGGCAGCTGCGAGGGGCGTTCGGGGAACTGCTGCTGAGGATGCAgg GCTTGCCACCTGCCCTCCCCACAATGCCTCTGGAGCTTACTGTCCTCTACAACTCCCTGCTGTTTGTCCTGGGAACGTCTGACTGTGCCAtcaaaggagaagcagaaggaataCGCCATGGGCTCCTCAGGG TTTTGGAGGCTTGTGGAACCTGTGGGCAGGACCTTagcacagaagagctgtggCAGAAGGTGCTGCAGGAAGTAACTGTTGAGGAACTACAGTCACCTTTGCACCGGCTGGCGGCCTTGCAGGCAGCGTGGTGGTTGGcagccagctgcctgcagagcatCACTGACCTCTTCCGGCTCCTAAGCAGATCTGAG GATCCAGGGAGAACTCCCTGCAGTGGAGAGAAGAATGAGCTCCTCGCCCTTCTCAAGGCATGGAGAGCACCTGCTGAGGAAGCCTCCATTTCCCTTGTACAGAGCACTGAGGAGTTGAAGGAGaccctgtgcactgcagctgccttcTTGCAAG GGTTGCAAGAGCTGGAGGCAGGGAACCTCTCCACTACCCTTTGCCTTCtccaggaggctgcaggaggattCTGCTCCAAGAGGGTCCTGGCCCTGATCTACGTCTGCCTCGGCTGTTGTGCTCAGAGAATG GCTCTGGAAAGAAACCCTCCATCAGCTACTTCCTCTTGTCCATACTTCCTAATTCGAGTAGAACTCCTTGTCAATGCACCAATATTAGTTTCTCTCCTCCGCCATCGCCAACCCTCTGAAGTGAAGTACCTGTTGGCACAAAGGTGTCTCCAGGATGGGAG GGTGGCTGATGCAGTGGAACATTACCTGGATTTTCTGGCTCTGCTTCAGGAGGGGCTACAGCAACAG GTACCCCTAGATGGTGACTCACTTCTTCCTAGGATCCCTGAGGTGTTCCTGGAAGCAGCATCTGCCTTGGAGCAGGGTGGAAGACATCAAGATTCATTAGCAGTGTGTGATGAGGTCATCAGCAGGACAACTAACCTGATCCCACAGATAGTACAAATTGAGGAGAAGCTGGAACGGCCAGAGTGCGCATCACTGGAGGCTGGGCTGGCTGGTGGGCTGCCAtcacaaaagagagagagtcTGTGCTGCCTCATGTGGAGAGCAGCTGCGTACCTCCACCAGGGCTGGGTGTGGACCAAGCTGGGCAAGGGCAAGGAGGCCCTAATGCAGTTCAGCAG GTGCCTCAATGAGCTCTTGCGATTTCAGCCTTGTGGGCGTGGTGTTGAACCAGCAG AGAGTCTCCTGCCAGAAGTGAAGGTTCTCCAGAAGATCAGGTTGCTTTCTCTGATTGGGCGAGGTATGCAGTTTTTGGAGCAGGAAAGGCACAAGGAAGCCTTGCTCGATTTCCAGCATGGCTTGCAGATCTCGCCAG ATGACCCAACTGCTGCCTTCTACCTGGTGCAAGTCCTGTGGAAACTGAACCGAAAACAAGAGGCTTCTGATTACTGGCAGAAGTACTCGGAGAGCCCTGCTGTGGAAGACAGGCAGCAGGAAAG gcCCTTCCCTTTGTACCTGGACTCATGTCTGAAGCAGGCAGCCCTCCCACAGGACGGATCTCTTGTTAGGTGCATACAGGATTACCTCAGGACCACAAGGCAGGACTCCGCAGTGTAG